One Phaseolus vulgaris cultivar G19833 chromosome 2, P. vulgaris v2.0, whole genome shotgun sequence DNA window includes the following coding sequences:
- the LOC137811253 gene encoding uncharacterized protein, giving the protein MGVSLIRTGSLPVQNPVFHGSPRRALSRQASFAGEKNHAKFSTISMHYSQSNARRDAPQNGINRASSERIPENPDVCRDLNRTGSCPPIIPHEEQFLSDANIRKPSYFGIIPLDLQSGSGGGGDHHGDETLTGGNGGDRMKMDAYYVEMLKSNPTDALLLRNYGKFLHEVEKDTTRAEEYYARAILANPRDGELLSLYGSLIWETQRDEARAKSYFDQAIHADPNDCTVLGSYAHFMWEAEEEEEEEVNGGMTEKTANEMIAANN; this is encoded by the exons ATGGGAGTTTCTCTCATCCGAACCGGTTCGCTGCCGGTCCAGAATCCGGTTTTCCACGGTTCACCTCGACGTGCTCTCTCGCGTCAAGCCTCTTTCGCCGGCGAGAAGAACCACGCGAAATTTTCCACGATTTCAATGCACTATTCCCAATCCAACGCCCGCAGGGACGCACCGCAAAACGGGATCAACAGAGCCTCGTCGGAACGTATTCCTGAGAATCCCGACGTTTGCCGGGATCTGAACCGCACCGGATCGTGCCCGCCGATCATACCTCACGAAGAACAATTCCTCTCCGACGCCAATATACGCAAGCCGAGCTACTTCGGGATCATACCGTTGGATCTACAATCCGGAAGTGGCGGCGGCGGTGACCATCACGGCGACGAGACCCTCACCGGCGGAAACGGCGGTGATAGGATGAAAATGGACGCGTACTACGTGGAGATGTTGAAGTCGAACCCGACGGACGCGCTTCTTCTGAGAAACTACGGCAAATTCCTCCACGAG GTGGAGAAAGACACTACAAGAGCAGAGGAATATTACGCAAGAGCAATTCTAGCGAACCCTAGAGATGGCGAATTGCTATCGCTCTACGGATCGCTAATATGGGAAACGCAGAGAGACGAAGCGAGAGCCAAATCTTACTTTGACCAAGCCATTCACGCCGATCCTAATGATTG CACTGTGCTGGGATCGTACGCGCACTTCATGTGGGAAgcggaggaggaagaggaagaggaagttAACGGAGGAATGACGGAGAAAACGGCGAATGAGATGATCGCTGCTAATAATTAA